The proteins below are encoded in one region of Ferruginibacter lapsinanis:
- the mqnE gene encoding aminofutalosine synthase MqnE, whose translation MKATIDTLISATADVDLQKIAEKVKHNERITDAEGITLFEKGSLPFVGALANFIRERLHGNTTYFNRNFHIEPTNVCVFSCKFCSYSRLYANKEEGWELSIDQMLDIVKSYDNKPITEVHIVGGVHPKMNMEYFIELMQKIKAHRPNLHVKAFTAVELDYMFRKAKLTTEEGMKQLHAAGLDSLPGGGAEIFAPEIREQIAADKVNADGWLRIHEVAHELGMHSNATMLYGHIEKYEHRIDHMRRLRELQDKTKGFNTFIPLKFRNHDNEMSYVPESTITEDMRLYAISRIYLDNFPHLKAYWPMLGRDNAQLSLSFGVNDIDGTIDDSTKIYSMAGSEEQNPAMSTEELVTLIKQVKRTPVERDTLYNIVKDYSNVNFDNASFEVSNN comes from the coding sequence ATGAAAGCCACAATAGATACGTTGATCTCTGCTACTGCGGATGTTGATTTACAAAAAATTGCAGAAAAAGTTAAGCATAACGAACGAATTACAGACGCCGAAGGAATTACACTTTTTGAAAAAGGCAGCTTGCCTTTTGTAGGAGCTTTGGCCAATTTTATCAGAGAAAGATTACACGGAAACACTACTTACTTCAACAGAAATTTTCATATTGAACCAACAAATGTTTGTGTATTCAGTTGTAAATTTTGCTCCTACTCCCGCCTATATGCAAATAAAGAAGAAGGCTGGGAATTGAGCATTGATCAGATGTTGGACATTGTTAAAAGTTATGATAACAAACCTATCACTGAAGTACATATCGTTGGCGGTGTGCATCCTAAAATGAATATGGAATATTTCATTGAGTTAATGCAAAAAATAAAAGCACACAGACCGAATCTGCATGTAAAAGCATTTACTGCAGTGGAATTAGATTACATGTTCCGTAAAGCTAAATTAACAACAGAAGAAGGAATGAAACAATTACATGCTGCCGGCTTGGATAGTTTACCTGGTGGTGGTGCAGAAATATTTGCTCCTGAAATAAGAGAGCAAATTGCAGCAGATAAAGTAAATGCTGATGGGTGGTTAAGAATTCACGAAGTAGCACATGAATTAGGTATGCATAGTAATGCTACGATGTTGTATGGTCATATTGAAAAATATGAGCATCGTATCGATCATATGAGGAGGCTAAGAGAATTACAGGATAAAACAAAAGGCTTCAACACATTCATTCCGCTTAAGTTCCGTAATCATGATAATGAAATGAGCTACGTTCCTGAAAGCACTATCACTGAAGATATGCGTCTGTATGCTATTTCAAGAATATACCTGGATAATTTTCCTCACCTGAAGGCTTACTGGCCGATGTTAGGCAGAGACAATGCTCAATTAAGTTTATCATTTGGTGTAAATGATATTGATGGCACTATCGACGACTCTACAAAAATTTACAGCATGGCAGGTAGTGAAGAACAAAATCCTGCAATGAGTACCGAAGAATTGGTAACATTGATCAAACAAGTGAAACGTACGCCTGTAGAAAGAGATACATTATACAATATTGTAAAAGATTACAGCAATGTAAACTTCGACAATGCTTCTTTTGAGGTTTCTAATAACTGA